The Natrinema sp. DC36 genome includes the window CCTTCGTCGCGAACTTCGTCGGGAGTTCGACCCTCCTCGAGGGTGTCGCCGAGAACGGCCACGTCGATCTGGGCTTTGCCGAACTGCCCGTGTCGGCTGAGACGGACGGCTCGGTGCAGGTCGCGGCTCGGCCCGCCGCCTTCGATCTGGGCGAGGGACCGATCGAGGCCGACGTGACCGACGTGACGTATCTCGGGGACCGAACCCGGCTCGCGGCGACGCTGCCCGACGACACGCCCGTGACGCTGCACGCCGACGGTATCGACGGCTATCGGGTCGGCGAATCGATCCCGCTCTCGATCGACGAGCAGCGGGTCCACGTCCTCGAGTAGGCGGTGTCGCGAGACCCCATCGAAAAGTAACAACGGTCACCCGTCGCGCTCGCTCCGATCGAATCCAGCGGATCGATCGGATCGGTCCTGCTCGTCGTCGCGAACACGGCCGTCGCACGGCTGCCGACGGCCGTCGACCGAGTGACTCCGGTCGCGGGCCGAACGCGACGGCTCTCGACCGCCGCGTTCTTTCGCGATCCGTTCCGCTTCCCGCCGGTCCATGACGGTCGGATCCGACGTTTCTCGACTGATCGCCAGCCACAGGACGAGCGGGATTACGAGGGAGACGAGGAGCAGGATCACGACGACGACGGCGGCCATGGCTCGGTCGATACTCGTGGGTCCGAGCACAAAAGATTTGTGAGATGATACGAATAGAGCACGTATGCGAGACGACGATCGCGGCTGTCCGAAGTGTGGCCACACGGAGACGGAGATCGACAAAATTTCGACGACCGGGAGCGGCCTCTCGAAGCTCCTCGACGTCCAGAACCGTCGATTTCACGTCGTGAGCTGTACGAGTTGCGGCTATTCGGAACTCTACAAGGGCCAGTCGTCGGGCGACATGGTCGATCTGTTTCTCGGGTAGCCCGACCCTCGAGGTCGAGTTCCCCGCCGTTCGGCGGCGAACGGTGCGCGGAAACTGTAAACAGTTATCCGACTGGGGGCGCTAGCCCCCCACAAGATGGCCAACGACGTCAAGCCCACCCGCAAGAACTTGATGGCGATCGAGGATCGCATCGAGCTTTCCGAGCGGGGACACGGCACGCTCGAGAAGAAACGCGACGGGCTGATCATGGAGTTCATGGACATTCTGGACAAGGCCCAGGACGTCCGCGGCGACCTCGCCGACGACTACGAGGCCGCTCAGAAGAAGATCAACATGGCTCGGGCGATGGAAGGCGACGTCGCGGTCCGCGGTGCCGCGGCGGCGCTGCAGGAACACCCCGAGATCACCACCGAATCCAAGAACATCATGGGCGTCGTCGTCCCGCAGATCGAGTCCTCCAAAGTCACCAAGAGCCTCGACCAGCGGGGCTACGGGATCATGGGCACCTCCGCCCGCATCGACGAGGCCGCCGAAGCCTACGAGGACCTCCTCGAGAGCATTATCCTCGCCGCCGAGGTCGAGACGGCGATGAAGAAGATGCTCCGGGAGATCGAGACCACCAAGCGCCGCGTCAACGCACTCGAGTTCAAGCTCCTGCCGGAACTGTACGACAATCAGGAGTACATCGAGCAGAAACTCGAGGAACAGGAACGCGAGGAGACGTTCCGCCTGAAGAAGATCAAGGAGAAGAAGGAAGCCGAAGAGAAGGCGGAGCGAGAGGCAGAAGCGGAGGCCGAAGCCGAAGAAGCCGAGGAGAAACGGGACGAACTCGAGGAGATTCAGCCGGACACCGCCGCACAGTCCCCGACGAGCACTCAGTGAAGCGGACGGGCTGATTCGCTCGGTCAATCGACCGGGCGTTCACTCGCGGATTCGATCCCGACGGCCCGTCCGGAGTGTGGATCGTCCCCGACTCAGTTTTCCCTCCCCGACGAGCACCGCAGAGACGCACCGTCGGACGCCGCGTTCGGTTCCGTCTGTCCGCACTGTGACCCTCGAGCGATTCAGCGCCGATTCGTCGGTCGAGCCGGCGATCGATCCTCAAGCGTCGACGCCACCAGCTCGAGCAGCTGCGCTATCGATCGAGCCGACGCGTCGAAAAGCGGAGTGTGCTTCCGTCCCGATGGGACGAGCCGATCGAGCGCGGAGCCTCGATGACGGGCCCGGCTACTTGCCGGTCGGCCGCACGTTGTTGCTGATCGCCTGTTTGACCTGCAGTGCCGCACTCGCGGCCAGCCCGCGGGCGACTTCGTCGCGTTCGTCCGCGGTGATGACCTCCTCGGGGGCCGCCTCCTCGAGGTCGGGCGTGAAGCCGGCACTGACCGCGTGGCCGACCGGCGGCCGGACGGCGACGGTGACCTGCGGGCCGGTCATCCCGGTCGAGACGTCGGCGTCGACGACGTATTCGTTGGGGAGGAACTCGCGCGTGCGGGCCGCGATCCGCGAGACGTCGCGGTGGAGCAGTCGTTTCTGTGCGCTCGAGAGGTCCGGAACGTCCGCCGCTGCACGCTGCCCAGCACCAGTCTCGCCCGGTAGCCCTGCGTACGGCGTATTTCCGTTCATGAGAAGTGTGTACCCGTAGCAATGCGCCGCCGGGTCAAAAGGGTTCGCCTTCAGTCAATCCGAGAGGATCGGCTCGCTGTCCCCGTAAACGGCGAGGACGACCGCCGTCGTGTGCCGACCCGAATCGGCCTGCCGACTCTCGACGGCCGCCCGCGGGTCCGTGAACTCCCAGTCGCGAAGCTCCCGTCCCGCGTCCAGTCCCTCGCGAACCCGGCGTTCGACGTCATCGCGGTCCATCTCGCCCGCGGTCTCGTAGAACAGGCCCGGGCCGTCGTCGACCGATTGCGCCCACGCCAGCGCCGCGCTCACGCGACCGGGGCCGGCGGTGGTGGCTCGAGCCTCGACGACGGTCAGTCGCTCGCCCGCGGGGCCGAGGTCGGGCGCGGTGCCAACGGCCTCGACGCGGGTCTCGGCGGGAATGACGGAGGAGACCGAGACGAGATTGTAGTTCTCGACGCCGGCCTCGGCGAGGGCCGCGTCGTAGGACGCCATCGCCGTGGGAGCCGACGCGGCCCCCCAGACGACTCGAATCGTGCTCATACTCGCTTTCGGGGACCAGCGGCGTAAGGGCTTGCGATCCGGGGTCGAACACACCGTCTTGATAGCGAGTACAACGGCCGGGAGCGCGGCTCGAGCAGAGGCGAGAGCCGCGCGAACCCGGGAAAGGCAGGCGACTCACCGACAGTCACCGCGAGCGAAGCGAGCGGGCCGACGACTGACCCGGAGCGAACGAAGTGAGCGGCGGAGAAAGAGGAGTGCTTTTAATCGAATTTTTGCCGAGGGCGCGGCGGAGCCGCGCCCGTGGTTCGAAAGACGTCTTCGGCGTCTTTCGTCATCAAGCGAGACCTCTGGTCTCGCGGACCTCGCGAATCTCCGATTCGCTCCGTCACGAGAGAGCTTCGCTCTCTCGAACGACAGCGCAAAACTTCGTGCTTACTGGTAGAAGTAGCCGGCCGACGAGATCACGTCGCTCGAGTCGTCCTCCTCGATCTTCTCGAGGGCGTCCGCGAAGTCCTGGTGGGTGACCTCGTTGCGGTCGTTGCGGATGGCGAACATGCCGGCCTCGGTGGCGAGACTCTCGATGTCCGCACCGGAGTAGCCGTCCGTGTCGGCGGCCAGATCGGCGAAGTCGATGTCGTCGGCGACGTTCATCCCGCGGGTGTGGATCGCGAGGATCTGCTCGCGGCCCTCCTCGCTGGGTTCGGGGACTTCGATGAGGCGGTCGAACCGGCCGGGGCGCAGGATGGCGCGGTCGAGCATGTCGAAGCGGTTGGTGGCGGCGATGATGCGGATCTCGCCGCGGGCCTCGAAGCCGTCCATCTCCGAGAGCAGTTGCATCATCGTCCGCTGGACCTCGGCGTCGCCGGAGGTCTTGGACTCCGTTCGGCGAGTCGCGATGGCGTCGATTTCGTCGATGAAGATAATGGCGGGTTCGCGCTCGCGGGCCATCTCGAAGAGGTCGCGAACGAGCCGGGAGCCCTCGCCGATGAACTTGCGGACGAGCTCCGAGCCGGCCATCTTGATGAAGGTGGCGTCGGTCTCGTTGGCGACGGCCTTGGCGAGCATCGTCTTCCCGGTGCCCGGCGGGCCGTAGAGGAGCACGCCGCTGGGCGGATCGATCCCCACCTCGTCGAACAGTTCGGGTTCGGCCAGGGGCTGCTCGACGGCTTCGCGGACTTCGCGGACCTGCTCGTCGATGCCGCCGATGTCGGCGTAGGTCACCGTCGGTTTCTCGGTAATCTCCATCGACTGGGCGCGCGCGTCGGTTTCGGTGTTCAACACCGTCTGGATCGCAAAGGAGTCGTTGACCGCGACGCGGTCGCCCGGCGCAACGCTATCGATGATCCGAGCGGAGACGTCCGTGAGCACCTCCTGATTGTTGCCGTGCTGTTTGACGATGACTTGCTCGTCGTCGAGGACGTCCTCGACGGTGGCGATGTACAGCGACGAGCTCTTCAGCGTCTCGTTTTCGCGTTCGACGCGGTCGACTTTCTCCCGGAGGCGTTCGCGGCGGTCCTCGGCGTCGTCGAGCTGGGCCGACAGCTTGTCGTTGACGTCGACGAGCTCTTCGTAGTGCCCGCGAAGCGCCTCGAGCCGCTCGTCGTCGGGGAGATCGGCGTCGATATCGCGGTGAGGTCGGTCGGGAATAGACGGGCTTCGAGACATCCTGATATACGCCGTTAAGATAGCGACAGTAAATGTGCCTTTGGGTCCCGGAGGAATTTCTGTCGGATGGCAGTACAGTCGGCCCGGCTATGGCAGGCCGTCGGGGGAGAGCAGAGCGCCGATCACTCGAGCAGCGACTCGAACTCCTCGAGGCGCCGGCCGTAGGTCTCGAGCGCGCGATCGATCGGCTCCGAGGAACTCATGTCGACGCCGGCGATCCGCAGGAGTTCGAGCGGGTACTCCCGGGAACCGCGGCGGAGGAACTCGAGGTAGTCCTCGGCAGCGGGCTGGCCGCGCTCGAGGACGTCGTCGACGATCGCGAGCGCGGCGGAGATACCCGTCGAGTACTGGTAGACGTAGAAGGCCCGGTAGAAGTGCGGGATGCGCATCCACTCGGTGGCGATGCGGTCGTCGATCACGGCGGGCTCGTAGTAGTCCTCCTTCAGTCCGCGGTAGACCTCGTCCAGTCGATCGGCGGTCAGCGGTTCGCCCGCTTCCTCGAGGCGATGGGTCTCGTGTTCGAACTCCGCGAACAGCGTCTGGCGGTAGAGCGTCGAGCGGACGCGCTCGAGGAACTCGTTGAGGACGTGTTTCCGGAACTCGGGGTCGTCGACGGTCTCGAGGAGGTGATTGGTCAGCAGGGCCTCGTTGACGGTGCTGGCGACCTCGGCGACGAATATCTCGTAGTTCGAGTAGATGAAGGGCTGTTCCTCTTTCGTCAGTTCGGAGTGCATCGAGTGGCCGAGTTCGTGGGCCAGCGTGTACATCGAGGAGATGTCGCGCTGATAGTTCAGCAGGATGAATGGCTGGGTGTCGTAGGTGCCCCCCGAATACGCGCCAGACTGTTTCCCCTCGTTCTCGTAGACGTCGACCCACTGGGAATCGAGTCCGTCGGCGACGCGGGACTGGTACTCCTCGCCCAGCGGCGCGAGCGCGTCGACGACGTACTCGGTCGCTTGATCGTACTCGAGGTCCGGTCCCTCGTCGCCCGTCAGGGGCATGTAGAGGTCCCACATCTGCAGGTCGTCGACCCCCAGCGCTTGCTCCTTGAGTTCGGCGTGGTGGTGGAGCTTGTCGAGGTTGTCGTGGACGGTGTCGACAAGCGTATCGTAGAC containing:
- a CDS encoding zinc ribbon domain-containing protein: MRDDDRGCPKCGHTETEIDKISTTGSGLSKLLDVQNRRFHVVSCTSCGYSELYKGQSSGDMVDLFLG
- a CDS encoding V-type ATP synthase subunit D, whose protein sequence is MANDVKPTRKNLMAIEDRIELSERGHGTLEKKRDGLIMEFMDILDKAQDVRGDLADDYEAAQKKINMARAMEGDVAVRGAAAALQEHPEITTESKNIMGVVVPQIESSKVTKSLDQRGYGIMGTSARIDEAAEAYEDLLESIILAAEVETAMKKMLREIETTKRRVNALEFKLLPELYDNQEYIEQKLEEQEREETFRLKKIKEKKEAEEKAEREAEAEAEAEEAEEKRDELEEIQPDTAAQSPTSTQ
- a CDS encoding DUF5811 family protein, with protein sequence MNGNTPYAGLPGETGAGQRAAADVPDLSSAQKRLLHRDVSRIAARTREFLPNEYVVDADVSTGMTGPQVTVAVRPPVGHAVSAGFTPDLEEAAPEEVITADERDEVARGLAASAALQVKQAISNNVRPTGK
- a CDS encoding pyruvoyl-dependent arginine decarboxylase, yielding MSTIRVVWGAASAPTAMASYDAALAEAGVENYNLVSVSSVIPAETRVEAVGTAPDLGPAGERLTVVEARATTAGPGRVSAALAWAQSVDDGPGLFYETAGEMDRDDVERRVREGLDAGRELRDWEFTDPRAAVESRQADSGRHTTAVVLAVYGDSEPILSD
- a CDS encoding proteasome-activating nucleotidase, whose product is MSRSPSIPDRPHRDIDADLPDDERLEALRGHYEELVDVNDKLSAQLDDAEDRRERLREKVDRVERENETLKSSSLYIATVEDVLDDEQVIVKQHGNNQEVLTDVSARIIDSVAPGDRVAVNDSFAIQTVLNTETDARAQSMEITEKPTVTYADIGGIDEQVREVREAVEQPLAEPELFDEVGIDPPSGVLLYGPPGTGKTMLAKAVANETDATFIKMAGSELVRKFIGEGSRLVRDLFEMAREREPAIIFIDEIDAIATRRTESKTSGDAEVQRTMMQLLSEMDGFEARGEIRIIAATNRFDMLDRAILRPGRFDRLIEVPEPSEEGREQILAIHTRGMNVADDIDFADLAADTDGYSGADIESLATEAGMFAIRNDRNEVTHQDFADALEKIEEDDSSDVISSAGYFYQ
- the pepF gene encoding oligoendopeptidase F, which produces MSSVPERSEVDEAYTWDLESIYATDDDWESAYEAVAERVDDLESYEGRVTDDAETFLAVLELRDEIMREVSTVAAYARMRRDEDTTNQEYQALTARSQSLASNAQSAASFIDPEIQELTREEFESMVEAEPDLETYDHYVDDVLRMKPHTRSAEVEALLTDLGEVMGATGEVYTMLSNADMEFPTVEEPESEALRASDESSGQGPRDSEAVEITQSNFTNLLKRPDREFRQRVYEGYFDEWASVRNAVAASYKNSVKADVKTARARNYDTSREAALDGPNVPVEVYDTLVDTVHDNLDKLHHHAELKEQALGVDDLQMWDLYMPLTGDEGPDLEYDQATEYVVDALAPLGEEYQSRVADGLDSQWVDVYENEGKQSGAYSGGTYDTQPFILLNYQRDISSMYTLAHELGHSMHSELTKEEQPFIYSNYEIFVAEVASTVNEALLTNHLLETVDDPEFRKHVLNEFLERVRSTLYRQTLFAEFEHETHRLEEAGEPLTADRLDEVYRGLKEDYYEPAVIDDRIATEWMRIPHFYRAFYVYQYSTGISAALAIVDDVLERGQPAAEDYLEFLRRGSREYPLELLRIAGVDMSSSEPIDRALETYGRRLEEFESLLE